aattcattaAAAATGTTGTTTGGAGAAAAGACCAAATATGACCCAGAACCAATTTTGATCTGAAATCCAGAACAAAtcaaaattcattaaaaaagTTGATTTGCTATAATGAGTCAATTTTGTATCTCAAATCTAAAGTTTCACACCAACAGAATCAGGATTAATTTTTACTGTaaagtttttcctttttttgttgttgattatttcaatgattttttcttctttggaacttgaaatgccaactttttttttcattttccaccgctcaaataatataataataataaaataaaaaaccctctttttttttttttgatcttGTTTTCCATGAATCCCTCCTTTTTTTTCTCCCTTTTTCCTTACTCCTTCCGAAAGCATTACCAGAATGCTAAAAATTTGGTCCACAAACGATAAAATAGATGTCAAAAGTGGAACCCTTTTAGATCTGGCgtaccaaagtttttatttccTGTCCAGAAGAAATCACaataatagaaaaaaaaaacataataaaactCATCAGTTTTCATCCAACAAATCAATCTCATAAACACAAATTCAAACACTCCAAACAATTAATATCTTTGGATAATTGGGTATTTGGGTGTGTGTTCCTAATGATCACAAGTtttcagttttcaaaattaacataattacTATTCGGgtccaataaaaccaattaaaattcatcatatgacctataataagtttataacatgtaattttaaaaactgaaaactcGCAATGATATTGAAGTAACCTTAAAACAAATTGAAACACCCCAAAACAATTCAAAACCTCAAcaaacaattgaattatcaagATTATTGGGTGTGTAATCATAATCATCACGAATTTccagttttcaaaattaacatgcttattatttgggaaattaaaattgatcatatgacctataataataataagcctATTAACATGTAACTTTACAAACTGAAAACTCACAATGATGTACAAATTGAAACACCCcaaaaacaaatcaaaatctCAACAAACAATTGAATAATTAAGATCATAGGGTGTGTGTTCGTAATCATCATGGGTTTCCAGTttacaaaataaacatgattatTGTTCAAGCAATTAAAATTGATCATATGACCTATAATAATAAGTCCATAACATAactttaaaaactgaaaactcGCAATGTTAACAAAAATTGAAAGGGcaatgaaattgaaattgaaattgaaataaaGGAGAAACCAACCTGATGAGGACGCAAGCAAACGGCGTTTCCAAGAACAATAACGGAACCGCTATCATCCAGCGTTTTGGCAAACGAAAACGCTTGTTCTTTATTTCCACCGCAACTATCCTCAATCAATCCCAAAAATTCATTATACGTTACCCAATCTCTATCAACTTCGCTAAGCTTAGATCTAATCAATTCAGCTTGCGACGCTCTCAATAATTTCCTAACTTCTTTCACCGATAACCCCGCTGGCGGTTCCTCCTCACGCGCCGCCGATTTCGGTGGCGATTGTTGAGGTAGCGCAATCAGACCGCTCAATCGAATGCGATCCTTCGCATTGTTCATCTCCTTTAACATCTCCCCCGCCGGAGGGAACAACCGGAGAGCCCCCGACGACGAAGGAGGCGTCGTCGCTGCTTGGTAGAGTGGGCGGCGTTGCATGTTTCTCTTCAATCGAGACGGTTCCGGCGGTTCGGAGGGTGGTTTAGCGGCGGTGTTTCTCGATATCGACGGTGTTGAGAATCGTGAGAGATTGAATAATCTCTGTACTAGTGTTTTCTTGAACGCCATTGTTGTTTTAacagaaagaagaagaagatgaaaggATGAATCAATGAAGATGATTGGATTTTTCTTCTGGTTTTCTGGGTTTTAGGTTCAATGGAGATCCGATTGAAAACGGAAGGTTTGAATGTGAAAGTTGGGGAAGGCTGTAAACCCTTTATATAGGTCCCATAGATGAGGAAGATAGATAGGACAAGTTAGACACCTCAGCtttcaaacaacaacaaattaaattaaaattaattactccctccgtcccggaatacttgacctgttttccttatcgggccgtcccttaatacttgacctgtttctaaaaatggaaatattctaacaatattatattatttctcactccacccctattaacccacctaccccctactccatacaaaaaataattaaaaattcaacccctactctcccccaaccccccacccatttacacattttccactaactacattaaaataataccccactatcaactactacctattaaattaaataagtcaattcaagtcccttaaactctgtgccgatcaaaccgggtcgagtatttcgggacggagggagtaagtaaATAAAGGCAAGACATACGAATTATGACGAATATatggaaagaaaataaaaaatttacaaaAGTAAAAAAAGTTTCCAAAACTTATACCTTCCATATTTAATTACTAAAAGATTGGGTTCGATCGCATAGAATTTTAGGAAGGTGGGTTAAATAAGGTGAATCATGTAGATtctgttctattcgacttattttgtctggatttatattatctaaacttaactgaacttaccttaacctatctgaatttatcttatctgaaaaaaacttattttaattaaaataaacttaTTCGTGTGTTAAAATGTctggaaaaaaacttatttttatgaactttatattatctgaacttatctgtaTTTGTCTAAAGTTAACTGAAattattttgtctaaaataagtcgaacagaacaaaaCCTAGAAGTCAAAAGAGGATTTGAGTAAGTATGGGACCACAAGAGGGAGAGAAagattaattaatataattaaatacGGCTACTGCCTCTAAAATATTGTCTCATATACCATACGTGGATGTCCCTATTTGTTTGCCCCATACGTAATTTTGTGTATGGTCTCACATATTTATGCTAACACACAATTATTTAATCTAACTAAAAGATAAATTTAACTACCAGTTTGCTTTTGAATATATTcaatttttaataaagtaaacaaaaaacACTTGAGACAACATTTTAGGGGCGAACACAGTACCTTTTAATGAAAGTTCACAAATATTACACCGTTTTTAtattagaaaataaaataattgatTTCACACTACAAATACCCAATATATCCTTACACCTTTAACACTggtttatttgtttaattattgtgtAAAACTTATATGGTGT
This genomic stretch from Spinacia oleracea cultivar Varoflay chromosome 3, BTI_SOV_V1, whole genome shotgun sequence harbors:
- the LOC110787511 gene encoding calcium uniporter protein 1, mitochondrial isoform X1; the encoded protein is MAFKKTLVQRLFNLSRFSTPSISRNTAAKPPSEPPEPSRLKRNMQRRPLYQAATTPPSSSGALRLFPPAGEMLKEMNNAKDRIRLSGLIALPQQSPPKSAAREEEPPAGLSVKEVRKLLRASQAELIRSKLSEVDRDWVTYNEFLGLIEDSCGGNKEQAFSFAKTLDDSGSVIVLGNAVCLRPHQEIKTLVAQAIQTLVTPPAITDPNDPRRQELELMEDQKVEIDTKAEALVRRELWAGLGYMVVQTAAFMRLTFWELSWDVMEPICFYVTSAYFMLGYTFFLRTAKEPSFEGFFQSRFNAKQTRLMKTHDFDVKRYNELRKAFDPHYSSSSLDRSLMFRFDHHKID
- the LOC110787511 gene encoding calcium uniporter protein 1, mitochondrial isoform X2, with product MAFKKTLVQRLFNLSRFSTPSISRNTAAKPPSEPPEPSRLKRNMQRRPLYQAATTPPSSSGALRLFPPAGEMLKEMNNAKDRIRLSGLIALPQQSPPKSAAREEEPPAGLSVKEVRKLLRASQAELIRSKLSEVDRDWVTYNEFLGLIEDSCGGNKEQAFSFAKTLDDSGSVIVLGNAVCLRPHQVAQAIQTLVTPPAITDPNDPRRQELELMEDQKVEIDTKAEALVRRELWAGLGYMVVQTAAFMRLTFWELSWDVMEPICFYVTSAYFMLGYTFFLRTAKEPSFEGFFQSRFNAKQTRLMKTHDFDVKRYNELRKAFDPHYSSSSLDRSLMFRFDHHKID